The genomic DNA AAAATGGAACCACAAACATTTCTGTACATTTAAAGGATTTTAAACCAGAATTATATAAGAATACTACTTATAAAGCGATTAAAAAAGACTATTCTAATTTTTATAATTATTTTAAACCAGAGTTTTTACTTGATAACTTAACCGTATTTTTAAAAAATCTATGATTTTTGTAAAATACCGTAGTTAGTCCATTTTAAATTTTCTTTTTTTACAACAGCACGTATTGCTTGGTTTTTATCTATAGCTTCCTGGTTTACATAACCTCTAGAATGGTCTAAATGTAAACATATTGCATTATACCTTATCTGTTTAGATTTTATACCCATATTAAATAAGCGTTCTCCCATTTCTCTATCTTCACCACCATATTGCATACGCTCATCAAAACCATTAACTGCTAAAATATCTTTTTTCCAACCCGAAGCATTATGCCCATTCCAACTAGCATTTGTTGGCGTTATGGTATTTAAAACCTTTGCTTTTAAAGGTGATGCATTTAATTTATTATTTTTAAAAGATGATGGTAAACCATTTGCCAACAACCATTTTAAGTTAAAACAGTCTTGAGATAGAATATCCTGTTTTGTTATTTTTTGAGAAATATCCATTGGTAATTTAAAATAACCACCAGATAAAAAGTAACCTTTTTCTCGTTTGGCGTAATGCGTTTCAACAAAATCTTTTCTCGCCATACAATCGCCATCACTCATTAATATATAATTAGCGTTACAGGCTACAATTGCTTTGTTTAAAATTTTTGTTTTTTGAAAACCATTGTCTTCATGCCAAACGTGTTGTATAGGAAATGAAACTTCGTTTTTAATTCGCTCTAACAAATTAAAAGTTGGTTGCTTAGAGCCATCATCTGCAATAACTATTTCAAAATTTTTAAAGCTTTGTGCCTCGTAACTCCACAGTACTTTTTCTAGCCAAGCTTCGGCATTGTAAGTACTTATAATTATTGAGATTTCTGGTTTAACCATTGATTTTAGATAAAGTCTTTATATATAGCAAAAATAGTTATTTTTACACAAAACTTTAGTGTGAGGAAAATAACAGCAATTATACCTACTAAAAATGAAATTGATAATATTGAAGCAGCTATTGCTTCGGTTTCATTTGCTGATGAGATTTTGGTTATTGATAGTTTTAGTACCGATGGTACTTTTGAGAAAGCAACTACTCTAGCCTCACGAGCTATACAGCGTAAGTTTGATTTTTATGGTGTTCAAAAAAATTATGCCATTGCTCAAGCTGAACATGATTGGATTTTACTTTTGGATGCCGATGAACGCGTTACACCAGAATTAAAAACTGAAATAACCTCACTTTTAAATAAAAATGAAATTTCTCACGATGCCTTTAGTATTAAACGTATAAACCATTTTATGGGACAACGTGTACATTACAGTGGCTGGCGA from Lacinutrix sp. 5H-3-7-4 includes the following:
- a CDS encoding glycosyltransferase family 2 protein translates to MRKITAIIPTKNEIDNIEAAIASVSFADEILVIDSFSTDGTFEKATTLASRAIQRKFDFYGVQKNYAIAQAEHDWILLLDADERVTPELKTEITSLLNKNEISHDAFSIKRINHFMGQRVHYSGWRNDSVIRLFKKDACKYDNRHVHEALQVNGSIGKLEHKFLHYSYRSFDQYMQKMNKYATLQAKDYDTKTGQLTAYHFVIKPVWGFLKHYLVQSGFRDGVVGLTIGYVQGYVVFMRYVKLWLLRKGRN
- a CDS encoding glycosyltransferase family 2 protein, whose amino-acid sequence is MVKPEISIIISTYNAEAWLEKVLWSYEAQSFKNFEIVIADDGSKQPTFNLLERIKNEVSFPIQHVWHEDNGFQKTKILNKAIVACNANYILMSDGDCMARKDFVETHYAKREKGYFLSGGYFKLPMDISQKITKQDILSQDCFNLKWLLANGLPSSFKNNKLNASPLKAKVLNTITPTNASWNGHNASGWKKDILAVNGFDERMQYGGEDREMGERLFNMGIKSKQIRYNAICLHLDHSRGYVNQEAIDKNQAIRAVVKKENLKWTNYGILQKS